Proteins encoded together in one Impatiens glandulifera chromosome 1, dImpGla2.1, whole genome shotgun sequence window:
- the LOC124921468 gene encoding uncharacterized protein LOC124921468: MEANLHLDSNVLLPPRKRLLAGLKKQNSDGSYRFPSTSGSVSRETDTRIEELFRSFLMNPNRSDEEIVEASLSALAAAVKLAEDKRLEAEQKAEIAAKAIAAARDAIELSAMISEESRRRIRCTKKYNKSKSKMKKKQVPVQALYNKHRSVENLNTDEELARKLHQAINSSPRISKNSPPSNSKRLKSGTLACKKNEDDKLNQLMSPYTSGEETKTNSLDKSPPKTETKLLMDKPYYYSSDDTCTSSKKRSRIRQKKLPLSICSSKDGLISSECSNNGKKPIIINSVNLGESTSLWKCSSFKTSVCAKQDKAVQSIVITEY; encoded by the coding sequence ATGGAAGCTAATTTACACTTGGATTCCAATGTACTTTTGCCTCCGAGAAAGCGGCTGCTGGCTGGATTGAAGAAACAGAATTCCGATGGCAGTTATCGATTTCCATCAACTTCTGGTTCTGTTTCTAGAGAAACTGATACGCGGATTGAAGAGTTGTTCCGGTCTTTTCTTATGAACCCTAATCGTTCAGATGAGGAGATTGTGGAGGCATCATTGTCTGCACTTGCAGCTGCAGTTAAGTTAGCTGAGGATAAAAGATTGGAAGCTGAACAGAAAGCTGAAATAGCTGCAAAAGCAATTGCTGCAGCAAGAGATGCTATAGAATTGAGTGCAATGATTTCCGAGGAGTCAAGGAGACGAATAAGATGCACGAAGAAGTATAACAAGAGTAAGAgcaagatgaagaagaagcagGTTCCTGTACAGGCTCTGTACAATAAGCATCGATCTGTTGAGAATCTTAATACAGATGAGGAATTAGCTCGTAAGTTGCACCAAGCCATAAATAGCTCTCCGAGGATTTCAAAGAACTCTCCTCCATCAAACTCAAAGAGACTCAAAAGTGGAACCCTAGCTTGCAAGAAGAATGAAGATGACAAATTGAACCAACTGATGTCTCCATATACTTCTGGTGAAGAAACAAAGACCAATAGTTTAGATAAAAGTCCTCCAAAAACAGAAACAAAACTGTTAATGGATAAACCCTACTACTACTCTTCAGATGATACATGTACTAGTTCCAAAAAGAGAAGCAGAATCAGGCAGAAAAAGCTTCCATTAAGCATCTGTTCTTCTAAAGATGGGCTGATTTCATCAGAATGTTCTAATAATGGAAAGAAACCAATTATCATCAATAGTGTAAATCTGGGTGAATCCACATCTCTTTGGAAGTGCAGCTCATTCAAGACTTCTGTTTGTGCTAAACAAGACAAAGCTGTGCAATCCATTGTCATAACCGAGTATTAG